The following DNA comes from Noviherbaspirillum sp. L7-7A.
CCATCCCTGTCGGAACTGTTCATATCCGGCGCTGTCCGTTTAAGAGGGAAAACAACAGAAGAGCTCATGTCACTGCAATCTTTCCGGCTATCCATCCGCTTCATCCTTCCGCTCGCCCTGGCGCTGGGCCTGTTCGCCTATGCCGTGGTGCCGCTGGTGGATGACATGACCCTGCGCTGGTTCGTGCGCGACCTGGATGCGCGGTCGCAGATGGTGTCGTCGGCATTGCAGGAGCCCTTGCAGGAATACGTGCCCCGTGGGGAAGACCGGCGGATTGCCCAGCTGCTGGACCGCTCGGTGCAGGAAGGCCGGCTGTCGTCGCTGGCGTTCTGCAGCCCGCAGGGCACCGTGGTCTACAAGACCCTGGGTTATCCGGATGCGCTGGGCTGCCCGCCCAGCAACTACGCCCAGCCGATGCGGCAGTCGCTGATCACGCTGCCGCGCGGCGTGCGCATCCATGTCACCGAAAGCACATTGAGAAGCGGCGCCCAGTACCTGGGCAAGCTGATCCTGGTGCATGACATGAGCTATATCGAGCGCCGCAGCGCCGATGCGAAGAAGTATGTGATCGCACTGTTTGCGCTGCTGGCGGTGGTGGTGTCGCTGATCACGGTGTTCGTTGCCCACCTGAGCTGGCGCGGCTGGATCAATTCGATGCGCCGGCTGCTGCGTCCGAACGTCAATGCGCCGCAGTCGCAGAACGCCTATGCGCCGCCGGAAGTGCAGCCATTGGTAAGCGACCTGCGGGCCCTGCTGCACGAGTACAACGTCGAGCGGCGCAGCCAGGAAAACTCGGCCGCGGTGTGGAATGCCGACAAGCTGCGTGCGCTGCTGCATGACGAACTGGCCGGGGATGAAGTGCTGGTGGTATCGAACCGCGAGCCCTACATCCATACCCGTACCGCCAATGGCATCGAGGTGCGCCGCCCCGCCAGCGGCCTGGTCACCGCGGTGGAGCCTGTGATGCGTGCCTGTTCCGGCACCTGGATTGCCCATGGCGCCGGCAGCGCCGACCGCGAGACGGTGGACGACCACGACCGGGTGCCGGTGCCGCCGAAGAATCCGGCCTATACGCTGCGCCGGGTCTGGCTGACCAGGGAAGAAGAGCAGGGCTATTACTACGGCTTTGCCAACGAGGGCCTGTGGCCGCTATGCCATATCGCCCATGTGCGGCCGGTGTTCCGTTCTTCCGACTGGGACGAGTATGTAAAGGTCAACCAGCGCTTCGCCGATGCAGTGGTGGCCGAAGCCCATACCGAGGACCCGGTGGTTCTGGTGCAGGACTATCACTTCGCGCTGCTGCCGCGCATGGTGCGCGAGAAGCTGCCGCGTGCCACCATCATCATGTTCTGGCACATTCCCTGGCCCAACCCGGAATCCTTCGGCATCTGCCCGTGGCGCGAGGAAATCCTGGAAGGTTTGCTGGGCAATACACTGCTGGGATTCCATACGCCCTTTCACTGCAAGAATTTCCTGGAAACCGTGGACCGTTATCTCGAAACCCGCATCGAGCATGAAGCCTCGACCATTTCCTATGGCGGCGACCTGACCCAGGTCGAACCCTATCCGATCTCGATCGCCTGGCCGGAGGAGCCGTATGCCGAAACCATCGAGCAGTCGCGCGAATCGGTGCGGCGCGAGCTGGGCCTGCCGCGCGACCACCTGATGGCCATCGGCGTGGACCGTCTCGACTACACCAAGGGCATCCTGGAGCGGCTGCAGGCGGTGGAGCGCATGCTGGAGCTGCATCCGTCCATGGCCGGACGGTTCACCATGGTGCAGATCGCTGCGCCCAGCCGCACCTCGCTGGAGGAATACCAGAACCTGGAAGCGCGGGTGCGCGCCCTGACCCAGCGGGTCAACCTGAAGTACGGCGCCAGCGGGATCGATCCGATCGTGCTCAAGATCGAGCATTACGAGTCGGACCAGGTGATGCGGTATTACCGCGCTGCCGATGTCTGCGTGGTGACCAGCCTGCATGACGGCATGAACCTGGTGGCCAAGGAATTCATCGCTTCCCGCGACGACGAACGCGGCGTGCTGATCCTGTCGCAGTTCACCGGCGCGGCGCGCGAGCTGCACGAGGCGCTGATCATCAATCCCTATCATGTGGAGCAGGGCGCCGACGCGCTGTACCGGGCGCTGACCATGCCCGAGATGGAGCAGCGCGAGCGCATGCGCAGCATGCGCACCCTGGTGCGCGACTTCAACGTCTATCGCTGGGCCGGCCGCATGCTGCTGGACGCGGCGCGCCTGCGCCGGCGCGAGCGCGTCACCGCCAAGATCCATTCCCACAGCCGCCGTTCGTTGCGCAGGGTGATGTGAGATGAGCGATCTCTTCGACCAGGCAGGCATGCGCCGCCTTGACCAGATCGTGCAGCCCGGCATGCTGTGCGTGTTCGACTTCGATGGCACGCTCTCGCCCATCGTGCCCCAGCCAGACAGCGCCTGCCTGCCGCCGGAAGTGCGCGAGCGGCTGGTGCGCCTGACCAGCCTGGCGCCGGTGGCGATCCTCACCGGACGCTCGCTGACGGACATCCACAAGCGGCTGGGCTTCGAGCCGCATTACGTGGTCGGCAACCATGGCCTGGAAGGCGTGCCGGGCTGGGAATCCAGGAGCAGCCGCTATGCCGCCGACTGCGCGGCATGGCGCCAGGCGCTGGAGCTGGCGCTGCGCGACCAGCAGCGCTTCGATCCGGGCATCCGTCTGGAAGACAAGCGCTATTCGCTGTCCGTGCATTACCGCATGGCGCGCGATCCGGCGCTGGCCGAGCGGCGGCTGTCGGCGCTGTTCGCCACGCTGTCGCCGCCGCCGCGGGTCGTGGCCGGCAAGTATGTCTACAGCCTGATGCCGCAGGACGCCACCCACAAGGGCAATGCGCTGGAAGAGCTGATGCAGCAGACCGGCGCGGCCAGCGCGATCTATGTGGGCGACGATGTCACTGATGAGGATGTGTTCCGTCTCAAGCGGCCCGACCTGCTGACGGTGCGCATCGAACCCCATCCCGACACCGCCGCCGAATTCCACTTGCCGGCCATGCCGGACATCGTGCGCCTGCTGGACGAGCTGGTATGCCGGCTCGCGCGGCAGTCGCAGGCACTTTCCAACAGGACCCCCGCATGAATACACTCGACCTCGGCCTGATCGGCAACTCCCGCACCAATGCACTGATCGACAAGAACGCTTCCATCGTCTGGTGGTGCTATCCCTATTTCGACAGCGACCCGCTGTGCAGCGCGCTGCTGCAGGGCGAACGCAAGGAAGACGGCCATGGCAGCATCGACGTGGTGTTCGAGCATTCCCGCCTGGTGGAGCAGCGCTACGAGCGCAACTCGGCCATCCTGGTGACCCGCTTCCAGGACGATGCCGGCAATGCGATTGAAGTCACCGATTTCGCGCCGCGCTTCCGGCTGCATGGCCGCATGTTCTCGCCGTCGATGCTGGTGCGCATCGTGCGCCGCACCGCCGGCCGGCCGCGCATTGCGCTGCGGGTGCGGCCCTCGGTGGACTATGGCCGGGCGCGCGCCGAGACCCGCTGCGGCGCGCATCATATTTCCTATGTCGGCTCGGCCCAGGCCATGCGCCTGACCACGGACGCCGCCATCACCGCGATCACCGATGAGAAGCCGTTCTTCCTGCAGGACTCGGTGACCCTGCTGATGGGGCCGGATGAAACCGTGGCCGGCTCGGCGCGCGAGGTCGGCCGCTCCTTCCACGAGCAGACCCTGGGCTACTGGCGCAACTGGGTGCGCAACCTGGCGATTCCCTTCGAGTGGCAGGACGTGACGATACGCGCCGCCATCACCCTGAAGCTCAATGCCTTCGACGATTCCGGCGCGGTGATTGCCGCGGTAACCACCTCGATTCCCGAAGCGCCGCACAGCCGGCGCAACTGGGACTACCGCTTCTGCTGGCTGCGCGACGCCTATTTCGTGGTCAATGCCCTGAACAGCCTGGGCGCCACCGGCACCATGGAGCGCTACCTCGATTACATCCTCAACATCATCACCGACAGCCGCGATGCGCCGCTGCAGCCGGTATATGGCATACGGCGCGAGGCGGTGCTGGAAGAGCGCGAGGAGCCGCACCTGGCGGGCTATCGCGGCATGGGGCCGGTACGGGTCGGCAATTCGGCCTACTTCCAGGTGCAGAACGACGTGTTCGGCGCGGCAGTCATGGCCAGCACCCATGCCTTCTTCGACACCCGCATGGAGCGGCCGGCCGGCCACCAGATGTTCCAGGACCTGGAGCGCCTGGGCGAGCAGGCCATCCTGAACTACAACGTGCCCGATGCCGGCATCTGGGAGCTGCGCGGCCAGAAGCGGGTGCATACCTTTTCCAGCATGATGTGCTGGGCCGCCTGCGACCGGCTGGCCACCATCGCCGCGCGCCTGGGCCTGAACGAGCGCGCCGCCTACTGGGGCGGCCATGCGCAGGAAATCCATCGCGTGATCTGCGAGTCGGCATGGAACGAGGAACTGGGGAGCTTCGTCTCCACCTTCGGCGGCGACCGGCTCGATGCCAGCCTGCTGCTGATGGGCGAGTTCCAGTTCCTGGCGGCCGACGACCCGCGCTTTGCCAGCACGGTGCACGCTACCGAAAAGCACCTGAAGCGCGGCGAATTCCTGCTGCGCTATGACGAGGAAGACGATTTCGGCCTGCCGGAAACCGCCTTCCTGGTCTGCACCCTGTGGTGGATCCTGGCGCTGGCGCAGATCGGCGAGAAGGAAAGGGCGCGCAGCCTGTTCGAGAAGGTGCTGGACCGCCGCAATCATCTCGGCCTGCTGTCGGAAGACGTGGCGCCCGAGAGCGGCGAGATGTGGGGCAACTTCCCGCAGACCTACAGCATGGTGGGCCTGATCCAGTGCGCGGCCCGCCTCTCGATTTCCTGGGACGACGCTTACTGATGGGAGCGAGCATGAACAAAGCAAGCCTGGTGAGCGCGCTGGACATCGGCGGCACCAAGATCGCGGCCAGCATTGCCAATGCCGACGGCCCATTGGCCCGCGTCACTGAACCCACGCCCAAGAGCGGCACGCCGGATACGGTGGCGCGCCAGTGCATCGCGATGCTGCATGCGGCGTGCGACCAGGCCGGCGTGCCGCGCGAGGCGATCGAGGCGGTAGGCGTGTCGTCGGCCGGGCCGTTCGCGCAGGTCGACGGCATGCTGGGCCTGGCCTCGCCGAATATCTGCGGCGGCCAGGCGCAATCGGCCGACCTGCCCAATGACTGGGTGGTGATACCGCTGGAAGGCCCGCTGCGGGCGCAGTTCGCCACGGTGGCCGTCGAGAATGACTGCGTCTCGGCGCTGGTGGCCGAGCGCACCTTCGGCGCGGTGCAGGGCGAGCCCAATTGCGTGTATGTGACATGGAGCACGGGCATCGGCTTCGGCTTCTGCGTGGACGGCCATATCCTGCACGGCAAGCATGGCAACACCGGCCATGCCGGCCACATGCTCATGAGCGAAGCTTCGGACGCGCTATGCGGCTGCGGCAACCGCGGCGACCTGGAAGCGCTGATCTCGGGCCGCAACCTGGCCAACCGCTTGGGCCAGTCCACGGCCGACGTATTCGACGCCGCCCGCAACAACGAGCCGGCGGCGCGGGCCATTGCCGAGGATGCGGCGCGGTGGTTCGGGCGTGGGTTGTACAACGTCGCGGTGGCGCTGGATACAAGGGTATTCGTGGTGGGCGGGAGCGTGTGGCAGCATCATGGCGAATGGCTGCTGCCCATGGTGCGGCGGGAACTGGATACGCGCATGCATGCGCTGACCGACGGTGTGGAGATCGTGCCGGCGGGGCTGGGCGGGCTGGTGGCGGATTTCGGGGCGTTTGCGCAGGTGATGCCGCAGGAGTGGGTACAGGCGTGGCGGGAGAAGGCGCCATGGAAGACATAGGGCGTAATATCCCGAAGGGGCATTACGCGCTGCCGCCAAGGTAGCAACGCCGGCCCGGCGCCTGCAACGGCAAAGGCCGTGGAATGCCCCTTCAAGGTATGCCACCCTACGGATCGCCAGCGCGTTTGCGCGGGTGAAAGGGGATTGCAACGTTCGCGTCATTGCTGCTACCAAGGCGGTTCTGTGGATTCCTTTCCGGCCTGTAACCCCCTGCACGCGGAGCACCCATGCCTTACTACCGTCGGCTATGGCAGGCAGGCGGTACCTATTTCTTCACGGTGACTCCGCTGCGCCGGAACACCGATCTGTTGACGCGCCATATCGATCTCCTCCGCAATGCCGTAAAGATAGTGCGGCGGCGTTATCCCTTCATCATCCATGGATGGGTCGTATTGCCCGATCGCCTGCATTGCGTGATCGAACTGCCGCCGGAAGACACCGGTTTCGCGCGGCGCTGGAGGCTGATCAAGCTGGTTTTCTCGAAGGGATTGCCGATCGATGAGAAGCGCTCATCGTATCGGCTGAAGCGGGGCGAACGCGGAATCTGGCAGCGGCGTTATTGGGAGCACCCGATACGGGATGAGCGTGACTTTCAGGCGCATCTCGATTATGTGCATGTCAATCCGTTGAAACACGGCCTGGCCGTTCGCATTGTCGACTGGCCGTATTCAACGTTTCATCGCCTGGTGGAAGAGGGCGTGCATCCGCTGGATTGGTGTGGAGATGACGCGGATACAACCGGTCATGGAGAGTGACGGATTCGGTGCAATGCCCCTGCGGGGTATTGCGCCGCTTCAAGAAACCCCGCACCCGCACCCCGCAAGCTCACGACAACGCCACTTCCCCCGCCGCCGCCGAACGCGTTCCCTGCACCGGCGGATTCGATGCGCCGCGATAGGCAAACACCACCGACGCCTTCATCCGCTCACTGTCATTGCGACCCGCGGCATGGAACAGCTTGCTGTGGAAGAGCACCACATCGCCCTGTTCCAGCACCGGCGCGACGCCGCGCGCGAACAGCGCCTGGTTCTGCGGCACTTCCGGGCGCAGGAAGTCGAGCGCATCCATTTGTCCCGGCTCCAGTGGAATCCGGTGCGAGCCGGGGATGAACTTCAGCGCGCCATTGCCGGCCTCTTCATGGCCGAGCGCCAGCCATACCGAGATCAGGTCGGGACGGGTATAGGCCCAGTAGCGGATGTCGCGATGCCAGCCGGTGGCGGTGCCGAAGTGAGGGTGCTTGGTCATGATGCAGTTGTGATGCGCCAGGGTCAGCACCACGTCTTCCCGCAGCAGCTGCCTGAGGCCGGCCACCAGCACCGGGTTCCCGGCCCAGTCATGGAAGCAGGCATCGCGCTGCCAGGCGCTGCGCAGCCGGCGCGCGGTGCGGCCGCCCGGCGCATCCAGCGATGCCGGTGCGCCTTCGTATCCGACGTCGGCTTCATATTCCAGCGGCGGCACTGCGCGCGCCAGGTGGTCCAGGGTCACCGCCAGCATGCGCTCGCAATCGGCCGGCGCCACCATGCGCGGGAGGATCAGATAGCCATCGGCTTCAAACTGCGCGATCTGGCTGGCCGAGAGTGGCGCGGAATTCAGGATGTTCATGGCATTCGTCAGAAGAGGGAAGCCGCCATTATCGCGCCTGATGCCGGGTTACAACAATCGGCGCATGCATTGCACTACGCCGCCGGCTCAGCGGTCGCGCTGGTAAGCCGGAAGCGGCGCGCCGCAATCCTTGCAGAACTTCGCATCGGTGTCATGGCCTTCGGACAGGCATTCCGGGCAGGTGCGGGTAGTGGTGGTCCGGAACAGTCTGCTCTGCATGGTCATTTCCGAACTGATGATGCCGGTTGGCACCGCCAGGATGCCCCAGCCCAGCAGCATCATGACCGACGAGATCGCGCGGCCGATGTCGGTCTTGGGCACGATGTCGCCGAAGCCCACCGTGGTAACGGCCGTGATAGCCCAGTACACCGACGTCGGAATGCTGGTGAAGCCATTGCCCGGCCCCTCCACCACGTACATCACCGTGCCCAGCAGCAGCACCACCATCATCACCACCGACAGGAAGATCAGGATCTTGCGCCGGCTTGCCAGCAGCGCCCGGGTCAGCATGCCGTATTCCTCGACATAGGACGTCAGCTTCAGAATGCGGAAGATGCGCAGGAGACGCAGGATGCGCACATCCAGCAGCACATGGGCGCCTGGCATCAGCATGGCGAGATAGGTGGGCAGCACCGACAGGAAGTCGATGGCGCCGAAGAAGCTGGTGGCGTAGCGCAGCGGCCGCCGCACGCAGTACAGCCGCGCCAGGTATTCGGCGGTGAAGAGCAGCGTGAAGAACCATTCCAGCACGCCCAGCACGTCGCCGTGGCGCGATGACACGGCCTGCACGCTGTCGAGCACCACCACCGCCACGCTGGCCAGGATGGCGACGATCAGCACCAGGTCGAAGATGCGGCCGGCACGGGTGTCGGCTTCGAAGATGACGGTGTAGAGCCGGGCGCGCAGGCCGCCGGACGGCTTGCCGAATTGCTGGCCCGGATCGGCTGGCGTGGCCTGGGCCGGCTGTTTGCCTGCGTGCATGGACGTGTCGACGAAGGATGTATGGGAAGGCAAGTATAGCCGCCGCCGGCGGCGCCGGTTCAGCGCTGTTCGCCGTCCCGGTAGAACAGCGCAAGCCAGACGCTGTCGGCATCCGGCGTGGTCCATTCCACGCGGTGCCGGCAATGCGCGGGAATCGTCACATGCATGCCGGGCGTCAGGCGCAGCAGGCGGTCGCCTTCCGCAAAGTCTTCAAAGCGCAGCGTGGCCTCACCCTGCAGCAGCATCACCCATTCATGCTCGTCCTGGTCGTACCAGAAGCCGGGCGGCGAATGCTGGCCATGGGAAACGATGCGCTCCAGCCGGAAAGCGCTGCCGGCCAGCAGGGTCTGCATGACTTCATCAGGCAGGGCTGCGGGCAGGTCGCTGCAGAAATGTCCGGGGTTTTCCATGGCGGCCATTATGCGTCAAATCAATGCAGGCGCAGGTAGCGTCGCGCGGGCAGAACTACCGCCTGAGCCTTACTTCTAATTGGCTCTTTTTCCATTTCAACAAGAAACGCGGCGAGTATTGATTCCCTGCACACCTGGAGAAAACAATGAACGACATCAGCACCGACACCGAGCAGGAAGCCGCGCCGCAGCGCGACTTCTCCGCGCTTGATCCGGGAAGCGCGCTGTCCAGGCATCCGCCCGGCAACGAGTTCCGCTATGAGGCGCCAGCGCGCGATCAGCTTTCCTCGCTGGCCACCGGCGCCGGCATGGTGATCCTGGGCCTGGGCGTTGCCCAGCTGCTGGCGCCGCGCCAGGTGGCGCGCTCGACCGGCATCCATGCCC
Coding sequences within:
- a CDS encoding ion transporter — its product is MHAGKQPAQATPADPGQQFGKPSGGLRARLYTVIFEADTRAGRIFDLVLIVAILASVAVVVLDSVQAVSSRHGDVLGVLEWFFTLLFTAEYLARLYCVRRPLRYATSFFGAIDFLSVLPTYLAMLMPGAHVLLDVRILRLLRIFRILKLTSYVEEYGMLTRALLASRRKILIFLSVVMMVVLLLGTVMYVVEGPGNGFTSIPTSVYWAITAVTTVGFGDIVPKTDIGRAISSVMMLLGWGILAVPTGIISSEMTMQSRLFRTTTTRTCPECLSEGHDTDAKFCKDCGAPLPAYQRDR
- a CDS encoding cupin domain-containing protein, with translation MENPGHFCSDLPAALPDEVMQTLLAGSAFRLERIVSHGQHSPPGFWYDQDEHEWVMLLQGEATLRFEDFAEGDRLLRLTPGMHVTIPAHCRHRVEWTTPDADSVWLALFYRDGEQR
- a CDS encoding glycoside hydrolase family 15 protein produces the protein MNTLDLGLIGNSRTNALIDKNASIVWWCYPYFDSDPLCSALLQGERKEDGHGSIDVVFEHSRLVEQRYERNSAILVTRFQDDAGNAIEVTDFAPRFRLHGRMFSPSMLVRIVRRTAGRPRIALRVRPSVDYGRARAETRCGAHHISYVGSAQAMRLTTDAAITAITDEKPFFLQDSVTLLMGPDETVAGSAREVGRSFHEQTLGYWRNWVRNLAIPFEWQDVTIRAAITLKLNAFDDSGAVIAAVTTSIPEAPHSRRNWDYRFCWLRDAYFVVNALNSLGATGTMERYLDYILNIITDSRDAPLQPVYGIRREAVLEEREEPHLAGYRGMGPVRVGNSAYFQVQNDVFGAAVMASTHAFFDTRMERPAGHQMFQDLERLGEQAILNYNVPDAGIWELRGQKRVHTFSSMMCWAACDRLATIAARLGLNERAAYWGGHAQEIHRVICESAWNEELGSFVSTFGGDRLDASLLLMGEFQFLAADDPRFASTVHATEKHLKRGEFLLRYDEEDDFGLPETAFLVCTLWWILALAQIGEKERARSLFEKVLDRRNHLGLLSEDVAPESGEMWGNFPQTYSMVGLIQCAARLSISWDDAY
- a CDS encoding transposase, with protein sequence MPYYRRLWQAGGTYFFTVTPLRRNTDLLTRHIDLLRNAVKIVRRRYPFIIHGWVVLPDRLHCVIELPPEDTGFARRWRLIKLVFSKGLPIDEKRSSYRLKRGERGIWQRRYWEHPIRDERDFQAHLDYVHVNPLKHGLAVRIVDWPYSTFHRLVEEGVHPLDWCGDDADTTGHGE
- a CDS encoding phytanoyl-CoA dioxygenase family protein, which produces MNILNSAPLSASQIAQFEADGYLILPRMVAPADCERMLAVTLDHLARAVPPLEYEADVGYEGAPASLDAPGGRTARRLRSAWQRDACFHDWAGNPVLVAGLRQLLREDVVLTLAHHNCIMTKHPHFGTATGWHRDIRYWAYTRPDLISVWLALGHEEAGNGALKFIPGSHRIPLEPGQMDALDFLRPEVPQNQALFARGVAPVLEQGDVVLFHSKLFHAAGRNDSERMKASVVFAYRGASNPPVQGTRSAAAGEVALS
- the otsB gene encoding trehalose-phosphatase — protein: MSDLFDQAGMRRLDQIVQPGMLCVFDFDGTLSPIVPQPDSACLPPEVRERLVRLTSLAPVAILTGRSLTDIHKRLGFEPHYVVGNHGLEGVPGWESRSSRYAADCAAWRQALELALRDQQRFDPGIRLEDKRYSLSVHYRMARDPALAERRLSALFATLSPPPRVVAGKYVYSLMPQDATHKGNALEELMQQTGAASAIYVGDDVTDEDVFRLKRPDLLTVRIEPHPDTAAEFHLPAMPDIVRLLDELVCRLARQSQALSNRTPA
- a CDS encoding trehalose-6-phosphate synthase; amino-acid sequence: MSLQSFRLSIRFILPLALALGLFAYAVVPLVDDMTLRWFVRDLDARSQMVSSALQEPLQEYVPRGEDRRIAQLLDRSVQEGRLSSLAFCSPQGTVVYKTLGYPDALGCPPSNYAQPMRQSLITLPRGVRIHVTESTLRSGAQYLGKLILVHDMSYIERRSADAKKYVIALFALLAVVVSLITVFVAHLSWRGWINSMRRLLRPNVNAPQSQNAYAPPEVQPLVSDLRALLHEYNVERRSQENSAAVWNADKLRALLHDELAGDEVLVVSNREPYIHTRTANGIEVRRPASGLVTAVEPVMRACSGTWIAHGAGSADRETVDDHDRVPVPPKNPAYTLRRVWLTREEEQGYYYGFANEGLWPLCHIAHVRPVFRSSDWDEYVKVNQRFADAVVAEAHTEDPVVLVQDYHFALLPRMVREKLPRATIIMFWHIPWPNPESFGICPWREEILEGLLGNTLLGFHTPFHCKNFLETVDRYLETRIEHEASTISYGGDLTQVEPYPISIAWPEEPYAETIEQSRESVRRELGLPRDHLMAIGVDRLDYTKGILERLQAVERMLELHPSMAGRFTMVQIAAPSRTSLEEYQNLEARVRALTQRVNLKYGASGIDPIVLKIEHYESDQVMRYYRAADVCVVTSLHDGMNLVAKEFIASRDDERGVLILSQFTGAARELHEALIINPYHVEQGADALYRALTMPEMEQRERMRSMRTLVRDFNVYRWAGRMLLDAARLRRRERVTAKIHSHSRRSLRRVM
- a CDS encoding ROK family protein, producing the protein MNKASLVSALDIGGTKIAASIANADGPLARVTEPTPKSGTPDTVARQCIAMLHAACDQAGVPREAIEAVGVSSAGPFAQVDGMLGLASPNICGGQAQSADLPNDWVVIPLEGPLRAQFATVAVENDCVSALVAERTFGAVQGEPNCVYVTWSTGIGFGFCVDGHILHGKHGNTGHAGHMLMSEASDALCGCGNRGDLEALISGRNLANRLGQSTADVFDAARNNEPAARAIAEDAARWFGRGLYNVAVALDTRVFVVGGSVWQHHGEWLLPMVRRELDTRMHALTDGVEIVPAGLGGLVADFGAFAQVMPQEWVQAWREKAPWKT